One genomic region from Nostoc sphaeroides encodes:
- a CDS encoding glycosyltransferase family 4 protein yields the protein MNKLNNMDWNNNSIVIYANFPFHVEDWSPTSVKNGIGGSEEAVIYLSQELVRLGYQVTVFNRCGDMEGEYNGVVYQSVDKFNPQDNFNALIFHRAWTQPMMMKVNSKKTAIWMHDNPNLFPAIEDSQQSEFLASFDKLFMLSNFHKAMLPNWIPEEKIFLTTNGINLEDFNLTGIFRNPKRLISISDYTRGIENLLTQWDKITQEVPDVELHIFYGWQGIDALINSPYINRFPQLPDKKKQILQLFEQRNVYEHGRIGHKQLVEELFKSGIWVYPCHTPVEIFCISAWKAQAAGCVPVVTTYAGLDETVKSGIRIKGPAGDEQTNNAFIEAVIDLLKNPKKQESLRKEALSLKDYFGWDKVAKQWHEEFFSV from the coding sequence GTGAACAAACTAAATAATATGGACTGGAACAATAATTCAATCGTAATTTATGCTAATTTTCCCTTTCATGTGGAAGATTGGTCACCTACTTCTGTCAAAAATGGTATTGGAGGCAGCGAAGAGGCTGTCATTTACTTAAGTCAAGAACTGGTGAGATTGGGTTATCAAGTCACAGTTTTTAATAGATGCGGTGACATGGAAGGGGAATATAATGGTGTAGTTTATCAGTCTGTTGATAAATTTAATCCTCAAGACAACTTTAATGCCTTAATCTTTCATCGCGCTTGGACGCAACCGATGATGATGAAAGTAAATTCAAAAAAAACTGCTATTTGGATGCACGATAACCCTAATTTATTTCCTGCAATAGAAGATTCTCAGCAATCAGAATTTTTAGCAAGTTTTGACAAGCTGTTTATGCTGTCAAATTTCCATAAAGCGATGCTACCCAACTGGATTCCTGAAGAAAAAATCTTTCTGACAACTAATGGTATTAATCTAGAAGATTTTAATTTAACAGGAATTTTTAGAAACCCCAAAAGACTGATTTCCATTAGTGACTATACAAGAGGCATTGAAAATTTACTTACTCAATGGGACAAGATTACCCAAGAAGTACCTGATGTTGAATTGCATATTTTCTATGGTTGGCAAGGAATTGATGCGCTAATTAATTCACCTTACATTAATAGATTTCCACAATTACCAGATAAAAAGAAGCAAATTTTGCAACTTTTTGAGCAAAGAAACGTATATGAACATGGCAGAATTGGACACAAGCAGTTAGTTGAAGAATTATTTAAATCTGGAATCTGGGTTTATCCTTGTCATACTCCTGTTGAGATATTCTGTATTAGTGCTTGGAAAGCTCAAGCGGCTGGTTGTGTTCCTGTAGTCACAACTTACGCCGGCTTAGATGAGACTGTTAAATCTGGTATCAGAATTAAGGGGCCTGCTGGAGATGAACAGACAAATAATGCTTTTATTGAAGCTGTAATTGACTTATTGAAAAATCCAAAGAAACAAGAAAGTCTGAGAAAGGAAGCATTATCTTTAAAAGATTACTTTGGTTGGGATAAAGTTGCTAAACAGTGGCACGAGGAATTTTTCTCAGTTTAA